GCCCTTCATGGATTCCATCGACGCGGTGGCGGCGGCGAGGTCGGGTTCGTCGGTGGCCTTGTCGGTCTTGAGCAGGAAGGCGGCCACGGTGAACGACATCGCGGTGGCGCCGAGCACCGACAGCGTCACCCCGAGGAAGCTGCCGCTGGCCGTCTGGGCGTAGATCGCGATGATCGATCCCGGTGCGGCGGGTGCACGCAGGCCCGACCCGAACAGCACGTTGATGAACACACCGGTCATGCCGCCGAGAATGGTGGCGGCGATCAGCTTGGGCTTCATCAGGACGTACGGGAAGTAGATCTCGTGGATGCCGCCGAAGAACTGGATGATGGCGGCGCCGGGCGCGGACGCGCGGGCGACGCCCTTGCCGAACACCATGTACGCCAGCAGGATTCCCAGACCGGGGCCGGGGTTGGTCTCCAGCAGGAACAGGATCGACTTGCCGGACTCCAGGGCCTGGGTGGTGCCCAGCGGGGTCAGCACGCCGTGGTTGATCGCATTGTTGAGGAACAACACCTTGGCCGGCTCGATCAGGATCGAGGTGAGCGGCAGCAGGTCGTTGTCGACCAGGAAGTCGACGGCGTTGCCGGCACCCCGGGTGAACGAGGACACGATGGGGCCGATGCCGAAGAACCCGAAGATGGCCAGCAGCATGCCGAGGATGCCCGCGGAGAAGTTGTCCACCAGCATCTCGAAACCGGGCCGGATCTTGCCTTCCCACAAGGCATCCAGCTTCTTCATGCACCACCCGCCCAGCGGCCCCATGATCATGGCGCCCATGAACATCGGGACGTCGGCACCGGCGATCACGCCCATGGTGGCGATCGCGCCGACCACGGCACCGCGGTTGCCGTGGATCATCCGGCCGCCGGTGTATCCGATCAGCACCGGCAGCAGGTAGGTGATCATCGGGCCGACGATGCCGGCGCCGTCGTAGGCGCCCCAGCCGCCGATCCGGGCGACCCACCCCTCGGGATTCTTCAGATCGGAGAAGATCGCCTGCAGCCAGCCCGCCTCGATGAACAGCGCGGTGATGAGGCCCCAGGCGATGAACGCTCCGATATTGGGCATCACCATGTTCGACAGAGCGGTGCCCAGCTTCTGCACCCGCACCCGCACACCGGTCCGCGGTGAGTCTGCGACTGACGCTTCCAAGGTGGACATCCGATGACCTCCGGTTCCGCCGGCAGATGGGTGATGCCGGTCACAAGTAAGTCCAGTACACCGCATACTCGGGCAGATTTGCAAGCGATTCGGGCAAAAACGGGCACCCGAAGCTGTGGTTTTATGACCGGATGGGAGTTAGGCTCCTGTCACGCCCACCGAAAGGACCGCGCATGTTAGCCCTGCGTTTCTATGCCCCCGAAGACGTCCGGCTCGAGGACGTGCCAGAGCCGCAGTGCGGTCCCGACGAGGTGAAATTGCGGGTGCGCAACTGCTCCACCTGCGGCACCGACGTGAAGATCTTCCACAACGGGCACCAGAACCTGACCCCGCCGCGCACCATCGGCCACGAGATCGCCGGCGAGATCGTCGAGGTCGGCGCGGACGTCAATGCCACCTACGGCAGCGAGTGGAAGGCCGGCGACCGGGTCCAGGTGATCGCCGCAGTGCCCTGCGGTGAGTGTCATGAGTGCCGCAAGGGCTGGATGGCGGTCTGCCAGAACCAGACCTCGATGGGCTATCAGTACGACGGCGGCTTCGCCGAGTACATGATCGTGCCCAAGCAGGTGCTCAAGGTCGACGGACTCAACAAGATCCCAGATAACGTGAGCTTCGACGAGGCCTCGGCCGCAGAGCCTTTCGCATGTGCCATCAACGCCCAGGAACTGCTCGGTATCGAGGAGGGCGACACCGTCGTGGTGTTCGGCGCGGGACCCATCGGGTGCATGCACATCCGCATCGCGCGCGGTGTGCACAAGTGCGGACCGATCTATCTGGTCGACGTGAACGACGCGCGGCTGAAGATGTCGGCCGACGCAGTGAACCCGGACGGGGTCATCAACGCCGCGGAGGTCGACGTCGTCGAGAAGGTCATGGAGCTCACCGGTGGCCGCGGGGCGGACATCGTCATCACCGCGACCGCGGCCAACATCGCCCAGGAGCAGGCCATCGCGATGGCCGCTCGCAACGGCCGCATCTCCTTCTTCGGCGGTCTGCCCAAGACCGACCCGACGATCACCTGCGACTCCAACGTCGTGCACTACCGCCAGCTGCACATCCACGGCGCCAACGGCTCTGCGCCCGAACACAACAAACGCGCCCTGCAGTACATCTCCACCGGCCAGGTGCCGGTCAAGGATCTGATCACCCGCCGCATTCCGCTGGCGAACGTGCTCGACGCGTTCGACATCGTCAAGAACGGCGAGGCCATCAAGGTCACCGTCGAGCCGTAATCTTCCCGCGGGTCCCGGGTCAGCCGCCGACCGCCTGCAGGTACCCGGCGATGCCCAGCACGCACGCCGCGGTGCACAGCGCGAGGGTTCCGCTCGCGTACGGCCAGGCCCGGGTCCGTCGACGCAAGCGCGCGATGGTCAGCACCAGACCGGCCACCCACAGCCCCGCGGCGACGATGAACCCGGTGAACATCGCGGTCACCCCGGCGTCGATATTGCAGGTCCCGGCCGGACAGTCATCGGTGAACGCCATGAAAAAGACCCCGAAGAACGCCGCCACCGCACCGGCGACGAGGGTCAGCGTCAACGCAGTGACCGATACGGCGGCGTCGACGCCCGACACGGGGGGTTGGTTGCGGGTGCGGGGCCGTAGGTCACGGGGCCTGATCGTATGGCCTGGCGTACGCCGCGGCCACAGGATCGGTCCCACAGGTCGACCGGTCCGCGTAACCTGTTGGCGCGCGCCTATCGACGTCGGGACGGGAGCTGATGCGGCACTACTACACCGCCGAGGCCATCCGGGCCGCCGAAGCGCCACTGCTCGCCTCGCAACCGGAGGGGGCACTGATGCGCCGGGCCGCCTACGGGCTGGCGCGGGTGATCGCCGACGAGCTTCGCGGACGGACCGGCGGGGTCAACGGTCGGCAGGTGTGCGCGGTCGTCGGCTCCGGCGACAACGGCGGTGACGCGCTGTGGGCGGCGACGTTCCTGCGCCGCCGCGGCGCGCAGGCTTCGGCGGTGCTGCTCAATCCCGAGCACACCCACCCCGCGGCGCTGGCCGCGTTCCGGCGCGCCGGCGGCCGGCTGGAACAGCGCATCCCGGCGGCGACGGACCTGGTCATCGACGGGGTGGTCGGGATCTCCGGTCGCGGTCCGCTGCGCCCCGATGCCGCGGCCGTCTTCGCAGACTGTGCCGCGCCCGTCGTCGCCGTCGACATCCCGAGCGGGATCGACGTGCACACCGGCGCCACCGACGGGCCGCACGTACACGCGGCCGTCACCGTCACTTTCGGTGGGCGCAAACCCGTACACGCGCTGGCCGATTGCGGCCGGGTCGAACTCATCGACATCGGACTGGACCTCGCACCCACCGACGTCGTCGGGCTGGAGGCCGCCGACGTCGCGGCCCGCTGGCCGGTGCCGGGTCCGCGTGACGACAAGTACACCCAGGGCGTCACCGGGATCCTCTCCGGCTCGGCGACCTATCCGGGCGCGGCCATTCTGAGCACCGGCGCCGCCGTGGCGGCGACCTCGGGCATGGTCCGCTACGCGGGCAGCGCCGCGCACGAGGTGGTCACCCGATGGCCGGAAGTGATCGCCACGCCCGATGTCGAATCGGCAGGCCGGGTACAGGCCTGGGTGGTCGGGCCCGGGCTCGGCACCGATGAAAAGGCCGCGGCCGCACTGCGGTTCGCGCTGTCCACCGACCTGCCGGTGATCGTGGACGCGGATGCGTTGACACTTCTGGCGACCGAACCCGCGCTGGTGACCGACCGGCGGGCACCCACCGTGCTGACCCCGCATGCCGGGGAGTACCGCCGCCTGGCCGGAGCCTTGGAAATAGAACGGCAGGTGGGTGCCGACCGCGTCGCGGCGGCCCGCACCCTGGCCGAAACCCTCGGCGCCACCGTGCTGCTCAAGGGCAACGTCACCGTCATCGCGTCCCATCAGGGCACCTACTTGAACCCCGCCGGGCAGTCCTGGGCGGCCACGGCCGGATCCGGCGATGTGCTGTCCGGAGTGGTCGGGTCGTTGCTGGCCGCCGGCATCCCGGCCGCCGACGCCGCCGCGATGGCCGCCTTCGTCCATGCCCGGGCAGCCCAGCTTGCCGCTGCGGATCCGGGCCCGCACGCCGCACCCACGTCGGCCGGGGGCATCCTGGTTCACCTACGCACCGCCATCGCATCGTTGAACGGAAAGGGAAATCCCGAATGACCCGCAGGCACAAGCCGAGAACGCACATCGCTCCCGCCTACACCGGGCGGCTGTCGACCGACCCGGTGCCGGCGCTGCGTCTGCCCGGCGAATCGATGGATCCGGAGGCGGCCTACCGATACATCCACGACGAGCTGATGCTCGACGGCAGTTCGCGGCTCAACCTGGCGACGTTCGTGACGACCTGGATGGACCCCGAAGCCGAGCGCCTGATGGCCGAGACGTTCGACAAGAACATGATCGACAAGGACGAGTACCCGGCGACCGCCGCGATCGAGTCGCGGTGTGTGGCCATGGTGGCCGACCTGTTCCACGCCGAAGATCTGCGTGACGACGACCCCACCACCGCCATCGGCGTGTCCACCGTCGGGTCCAGCGAGGCGGTCATGCTGGCCGGGCTGGCCATGAAGTGGCGGTGGCGCCAGAAGGTCGGCGGCGCGGACGGTGACGGCTGGAAGGGTCGCACCCCCAACCTGGTCATGGGCTCCAACGTGCAGGTGGTGTGGGAGAAGTTCTGCCGCTACTTCGACGTCGAACCGCGTTATCTGCCGATGGCGCAGGACCGGTTCGTCATCACCCCCGAGCAGGTGGTCGAGGCGGTCGACGAGGACACCATCGGCGTGGTCGGCATCCTGGGCACCACCTTCACCGGTGAGCTGGAGCCGATCGCCGAGATCTGCGCGGCGCTGGACGCGCTGGCCGCCGACGGCGGCGTGGATGTCCCGGTGCACGTCGACGCGGCCAGCGGCGGGTTCGTGGTGCCGTTCCTGCATCCCGATCTGATCTGGGACTTCCGGTTGCCGCGGGTGGTGTCGATCAACGTCAGCGGGCACAAGTACGGGCTGACCTACCCGGGCATCGGGTTCGTGGTCTGGCGCAACGCCGAGCACCTGCCCGAGGAACTGGTGTTCCGGGTCAACTACCTGGGCGGGGACATGCCCACGTTCACGCTGAACTTCTCCCGGCCGGGCAACCAGGTCGTCGGCCAGTACTACAACTTCCTGCGGCTGGGACGAGCCGGATACTCGCAGGTCATGCACTGTCTGTCGGATACCGCCCGGTGGCTGGGGGACGAGCTGCGCGAGAGCGAGCACTTCGACGTGATCACCGACGGGTCCGACATCCCGGTGGTCAGCTTCCGGTTGCGCGGCGACCGGCCCTACACCGAGTTCGACATCTCGCATGCACTGCGGGCGTTCGGCTGGCAGGTGCCGGCCTACACCATGCCCGAGGGCGCCGAGGACATCGCGGTGCTGCGGGTGGTGGTCCGGGAGGGCTTCTCCGCGGATCTGGCCCGGACCCTCAAGGACGACATGATGACCGCGCTGCAGAACCTCGATGAGCTCAAACCCAAGGGTCACTACGACACGGTGCGGCCCTTCGCGCACTGACGCAGGCCCGGGTCACCCCGCCCGGCATGAGAAACCCGGCATGAGAAAATCGGGACAATGCACGCCACCAACCCGACCACGCCGACCGGACGCCACGGTGCTCCGGTCGGCGCTGCCGTTGTGGTCGACCTCGACGCCATCGCCCACAACGTGCGGGTCCTGCGCGAACATGCGGGCCCGGTCGCGGTCATGGCGGTGGTCAAGGCGGACGGCTACGGTCACGGCGCCACCCGGGTGGCGCGCACCGCGCTGGCCGCCGGGGCGACCGAGGTCGGCGTGGTCACCGTCGGTGAGGCGCTCGCGTTGCGCCGTGACGGCATCACCGCCCCGATCCTGAGCTGGCTGCACCCGCCCGGTACCGACTTCGCGGCGGCCCTGGACGCCGATGTGCAGATCGCGGTGTCCTCGCCGGCCCAACTCGACGACCTCGTCGACGCGGCGCAGCGCACCGGCCGCACCGCCGTGGTCACGGTCAAGGCGGACACCGGACTGAGCCGTAACGGCATCAGCGCCGCGGACTACCCGGCGCTGCTGACGGCATTGGCCCGGGCGCAGGCGGCCGGGGCGGTGCGGGTGCGCGGTCTGATGAGCCACCTGGTGCACGGTGACGATCCGGACAATCCGTTCAACGCGGTCCAGGCGCAGCGGCTGACCGGGATGCGTGAGCAGGCCCGCGAGCAGGGTGTGCACTTCGAGGTGGCCCATCTGAGCAATTCCCCGGCCGCGCTGACCCGCCCGGATCTGCGCTTCGACATGGTCCGCCCGGGCATCGCGCTGTACGGGCTCAGCCCGATCCCGGAGCGCGGGGACATGGGTCTGCGCCCGGCGATGACGCTGAAAGCCCCGGTGGTGATGGTGCGGCCGATCAAGGCCGGCGACGGGGTGTCCTACGGGCACAGCTGGATCGCCTCGCGCGACACCACCCTGGCGCTGGTGCCACTGGGCTACGCGGACGGCATCTTTCGCAGCCTGAGCGGCCGGTTCGAGGTGTCCATCAACGGTCGTCGCCGGCCCAATGTCGGCCGGGTCTGCATGGACCAGTTCGTCGTCGACCTCGGCCCCGGTCCGGTGGACGTCAGCATCGGCGATGAGGCGATCCTGTTCGGTCCTGGAGACTCCGGGGAACCGACCGCCCAGGACTGGGCGGAGTTGATCGGGACGATCAACTACGAGGTGGTGACCAGCCCCCGGGGCCGGATCACCCGCGTCTACCGCGGTGAGACGGGCTGAGACCGTTGGCCGACGACGACGCGCGCTGGCCGGTGGCCCGCTGGCTGGCCGGCCTGGCCGGGCTGACCGCCGTCGGGTCGGCGGTCGGGGCATCGGTGGCGCGTTCACTGGCCCGCCGGGTCAGCGCCGATGACCCCTACGCGGGCGAGGATTTCGGACTGCTGCACGATGACCGCAGCACGGTGGTCACCACGAATGACGGTGTGCCACTGGCCGTCCGCGAATGCGGACCGGAGAACGCGCGGGTGACCGTGGTGTTCTGTCACGGCTTCTGCCTGCGGATGGGCGCCTTCCACTTCCAGCGGGACATGCTCGCGAGGCAATGGGGCGATCAGGTCCGGATGGTGTTCTACGACCAGCGCGGTCATGGGCTGTCCGGCGATGCGTCGCCGGACACCTTCACCGTGCCCCAACTCGGCCAGGACCTCGAATCGGTGCTGGCGGTGATGGCGCCACGCGGGCCCGTCGTGCTGGTCGGTCACTCGATGGGCGGCATGACCGTATTGGCGCACGCCCGCCAGTACCCGCAGCGTTATCCGACCAGGATCGTCGGCGCGGCGTTGATCTCCTCTGCGGCAGAAGGAGTCTCGCGCTCACCGTTGGGGGAGATCCTGCGCAACCCGGCGTTGGAGGCGGCCCGCTTCGCCGTCCGGTACGCACCGGGCATCGTGCACAACGGCCGCGGCGTGACCCGCTCGATCCTCGGCCCGGTGCTACGCGCCGCGTCCTACGGCGACGAGGACGTCAGCCCCAGCGTGGTGGCGTTCAGCGAGTCGATGATGCACGACACCTCGGTGCACACGCTGGTCGGATTCCTGCACGCCCTGGAAGTACACGACGAGACCGAGGGGCTGCAGTCGTTGGCGAAGATCCCGACACTGGTCGCCTGTGGTGACCGGGATCTGCTCACGCCCAAGGAGTATTCGCAGCAGATGGCCGCGGCACTGCCCAAATCCGAGTTGGTGATCGCGCAAGGCGCCGGGCATCTCGTCCAGTTGGAGCAGCCCGAACTCATCGATGACGCACTGGTACGTCTGGTGGAACGGGCCACCCCGTCCAAACTGGTGGCGCTGACCCGCAGGATCAAGGAACGGACCCGCAACCATGGCTGAACGCGGCGGCGGCACCGCCGAACTGCTGACCCCGGAGGACACCGTGGCGCTCGGCGCGCGACTCGGCGCGCAACTGCGCGCCGGTGACGTGGTGGTGCTGTCCGGCCCGCTGGGAGCCGGAAAGACCATGTTCACCAAGGGCATCGCGGCCGGCATGGACGTCGAGGGGCCGGTCACCTCACCGACCTATGTGCTGGCCCGGGTGCACCGCGCCCGCCGGGACGGCGCACCCGCGCTGGTGCACGTGGACATCTACCGGCTGCTCGATCACGGCGTGGACCTGCTCGGCGAACTCGACTCGCTGGACCTCGACACCGACCTCGACGACGCCGTGGTGGTGGTGGAGTGGGGCGAAGGCCTGGCCGAGCGGCTCTCGGATCATCATCTGGACATTCAGTTGCACCGTGACGCGGACTCCGAGAAGCGCACCGCGACATGGCGATGGAGCGTTTCATGATCGTTTTGGCCATCGATACCGCCACCCCCGCGGTGACCGCCGGAATCGTCGAGGTGGGGGACACGATCACCACCCTGGCCGAGCGGGTCGTCGTCGACGCCCGCGCCCACGCCGAACGGCTCACCCCGAACATCGTTGCCGCGCTTTCTGATTGCGGAAAGGTCATGGGTGACCTGGACGCGGTCGTGGTGGGATGCGGTCCCGGGCCGTTCACCGGGTTGCGGGTCGGCATGGCGACCGCCGCCGCCTACGGGCAGGCGCTGGGTATCCCGGTGCACGGGGTGTGCACGCTGGACGCCATCGGCGGGTCCACCGACGGCGAGGTCCTCGTCGTCACCGATGCCCGTCGCCGCGAGGTGTACTGGGCGCGCTACCGCGACGGTGTGCGGTCGGCCGGGCCGGAGGTCGACGCACCGGCCGACGTGGACGCCGGCGGCGCGCAGCGGGTCGCCGGATCGCCGACGCTGGGTGCGACGTTCGGGCTGCCGGTCATCGGTCCGGAGTATCCGTCGGCGGCCGAACTCGTTGCCGCCGTTGCGGACTGGTCGGCGGAACCGGAGCCGCTGGTGCCGCTGTATCTGCGCCGACCGGATGCCAAGACGTTGGCCGAACGAGGCCTGGCGTGACGGGCAGTGACATCACGATCGACGCCATGACCCGCTCCGACGCGGCCCGCTGCGCCGAACTGGAATCCCAGCTGTTCGCCGGGGACGACCCGTGGCCGCCGGCGGCCTTTCTGCACGGATTGAGCGGCAAGCACAACCACTATGTGGCGGCCCGGGAGGACGGCAAACTGATCGGCTATGCCGGGATCTCCCGGCTGGGCCGCATCCCGCCGTTCGAGTACGAGGTGCACACCATCGGGGTCGACCCGACCCACCAGGGCCGCGGAATCGGGCGTCGACTGCTCGAGGAACTGCTGCGCTTCGCCAAGGGCGGCGAGGTGTTCCTGGAGGTGCGCACCGACAACGAAGCGGCCATCAACCTGTACCAAAGCGTCGGATTCGCCACGGTGGGCGTGCGCAAGCGGTACTACAAGGTCAGCGGCGCTGATGCCTACACCATGAAGCGAGACCCGGCATGATCATCTTGGCCATCGAAAGTTCCTGCGACGAAACAGGAGTGGGCATCGCCCGGCTCGACATCGAGAAGGACGGGCGGACCTCCGTCACGCTGCTGGCCGACGAGGTGGCCTCCAGCGTGGACGAGCACGCCCGCTTCGGCGGTGTGGTGCCCGAGATCGCGTCACGGGCGCACCTGGAGGCCCTCGGCCCGACGATGCGGCGCGCGCTGGACACCGCCGGGGTGACGCGCCCGGACGTCGTGGCCGCCACCATCGGGCCCGGCCTGGCCGGTGCCCTGTTGGTGGGAGTGGCTGCGGCCAAAGCGTATTCGGCCGCCTGGGAAGTGCCTTTCTACGCCGTCAACCATCTCGGTGGGCATCTGGCCGCCGATGTGTACGACCACGGACCGCTGCCCGAATGCGTGGGGCTGCTGGTCTCCGGAGGGCACACCGAGCTGCTGCACGTGCGTTCGCTCGGTCAGCCGATCATCGAACTGGGCAGCACCGTGGACGACGCGGCGGGGGAGGCCTACGACAAGGTGGCCCGTCTGCTGGGTCTCGGCTACCCCGGCGGCAAACCGCTCGATGACCTGGCCCGCACCGGCGACCGGGACGCGATCGTCTTCCCCCGCGGCATGACCGGACCCCGCGACGAGCCGTACGCGTTCAGCTTCTCCGGGCTCAAGACCGCGGTCGCGCGGCATCTGGAGCGCAATCCGGACGCGTCGCGCGCCGACGTGGCCGCGGGATTCCAGGAGGCCGTCGCCGATGTGCTGACCACGAAGGCGGTGCGCGCCGCGACCGACCTGGGCGTGTCGACGCTGCTGATCGCCGGCGGAGTGGCCGCAAATTCGCGGGTGCGTGAACTGGCCGAGCAGCGGTGCGCGGCAGCCGGGCTGACGCTGCGGGTGCCCCGCCCGCGGCTGTGCACCGACAACGGCGCCATGATCGCGTCGTTCGCGGCGCACCTGATCGCCGCGGGAGCGCCCCCGTCGGGACTGGACGCGGCCAGCGATCCCGGGCTGCCGGTGGTGAAGGGCCAGGTGGCGTGAGCCGAGCAGCGGGTGTCGCCGATCGGCTGGCCGTGCACGAACTGCTCTACCGGTACGCCGAGCTGATCGACGCGGGCGATTTCGACGGTGTCGGGGCGCTGCTGGGCCGTGGCACCTTCATGGGCGTCGCCGGTGCCGAGGCGATCGCCGCGCTGTTCGCGGCGACGACGCGCCGGTTCCCCGAGCACGGCAACCGGACCCGAACCCGTCACCTGGTGCTCAACCCGATCGTCGAGATCGAGGGCGCTCGGGCGCGGGCCCGATCGACGTTCTGCGTCGTGCAGCAGACCGACACGGTGGCGCTGGCGCCCATCGTCGCCGGCCGCTACGCGGACACGTTCGCCCATGACGGACAGGACTGGCATTTCACCGAGCGAACGGTGGATGTGGAGATGATCGGCGACGTCTCCGATCACCTGCTGATCGATCCGCACTCATTCGGTTGAACCGGAGCCGACCCGCGCCGCGTTGATCTGGTACACGCGCACACTGACCTCCAGCTGAAAGCGGTCGGCGGGATTCTTCAGTGACAGGCCGGTGAGCTCCTCGATGAGCTTGATCCGGTACAGCAGCGAATGACGGTTGAGATACAGCGCCCGAGCGGCGGCACTGGTGTTGATGGCCTCGTTGAGCAGGATCTCCAGGGTGTGCATCAGTTGTCCCCGGCGGGTCTTGTCGTAATCCACCAGCGGCTGCAATGTTTTGAGGACGGTCGCCATGCTGCGGGGATGCTGGCGCAGCACCTCGGCGAACTGCTGCGGCCCCACCGGCCCGTCGGGTACCGGCGCGGCGGCGACGGTGACCGATTGGTCCTGTCCCGGCGGCAGCAGCACCCAGCTGACCAGGCTCTCGGGCAGGCCGCTGAGCTGCCAGGCGGATTCGACCAGCCCGGAGCCGGCCGATGCCGGCAGCGGCGCCGAGAAGTGCGTCATCACCAGATCGTCGGTGATCGACGTCTTCTGGGTGATACCGGAGATGCTCGCCAACCGGCTCAGCGTCTCGGCGAACTCGCGTGCGTGCTCGGCCCATTGCGCGTCGTCATCTTCGCGTCTGCCGATGACCATCTGGATGGGGGCATCGTGGGGCAGGGCGTTGATCAGCGGGAGGAGTTGTTTCTGCACGTCGGCGAAAGCAACCTCCCACGGCAGCAGCACCAGCGGGAACTCGTGCCGGTCGGCCAACGGAACGAGCACCGACAGGAGTTCACGGGTGTCGATATCGGGCGGTGGGCCGAGCGCCAC
This region of Mycolicibacterium diernhoferi genomic DNA includes:
- a CDS encoding PucR family transcriptional regulator is translated as MSQRAPLTVAAALTVPPLDQGAVIAGHRGLTREVLWVDIMHAPAEAFVRAGDFVLTTGADVRQHGVQEFLTFLMSSPAAGVALGPPPDIDTRELLSVLVPLADRHEFPLVLLPWEVAFADVQKQLLPLINALPHDAPIQMVIGRREDDDAQWAEHAREFAETLSRLASISGITQKTSITDDLVMTHFSAPLPASAGSGLVESAWQLSGLPESLVSWVLLPPGQDQSVTVAAAPVPDGPVGPQQFAEVLRQHPRSMATVLKTLQPLVDYDKTRRGQLMHTLEILLNEAINTSAAARALYLNRHSLLYRIKLIEELTGLSLKNPADRFQLEVSVRVYQINAARVGSGSTE
- a CDS encoding nuclear transport factor 2 family protein — its product is MSRAAGVADRLAVHELLYRYAELIDAGDFDGVGALLGRGTFMGVAGAEAIAALFAATTRRFPEHGNRTRTRHLVLNPIVEIEGARARARSTFCVVQQTDTVALAPIVAGRYADTFAHDGQDWHFTERTVDVEMIGDVSDHLLIDPHSFG
- the tsaD gene encoding tRNA (adenosine(37)-N6)-threonylcarbamoyltransferase complex transferase subunit TsaD produces the protein MIILAIESSCDETGVGIARLDIEKDGRTSVTLLADEVASSVDEHARFGGVVPEIASRAHLEALGPTMRRALDTAGVTRPDVVAATIGPGLAGALLVGVAAAKAYSAAWEVPFYAVNHLGGHLAADVYDHGPLPECVGLLVSGGHTELLHVRSLGQPIIELGSTVDDAAGEAYDKVARLLGLGYPGGKPLDDLARTGDRDAIVFPRGMTGPRDEPYAFSFSGLKTAVARHLERNPDASRADVAAGFQEAVADVLTTKAVRAATDLGVSTLLIAGGVAANSRVRELAEQRCAAAGLTLRVPRPRLCTDNGAMIASFAAHLIAAGAPPSGLDAASDPGLPVVKGQVA